The following coding sequences lie in one Sesamum indicum cultivar Zhongzhi No. 13 linkage group LG9, S_indicum_v1.0, whole genome shotgun sequence genomic window:
- the LOC105171005 gene encoding dnaJ protein homolog (The sequence of the model RefSeq protein was modified relative to this genomic sequence to represent the inferred CDS: added 46 bases not found in genome assembly): MFGRAPKKSDNTRYYDILGVPKTASPDDLKKAYKKAAIKNHPDKGGDPEKFKELAHAYEVLSDPEKREIYDQYGEDALKEGMGGGGGMHDPFDIFSSFFGGSPFGGGGSSRGRRQRRGEDVVHPLKVSLEDLYLGTTKKLSLSRNVICSKCSGKGSKSGASMKCSGCQGSGMKVTIRQLGPGMIQQMQHPCNECKGTGETINDRDRCPQCKGEKVVQEKKVLEVHVEKGMQNGQKITFPGEADEAPDTVTGDIVFVLQQKEHPKFKRKGEDLFVEHTLSLTEALCGFQFILSHLDGRQLLIKSQPGEVVKPDSYKAINDEGMPMYQRPFMKGKLYIHFNVDFPDSLTADQVDALAKILPPKAQSQLTDMELDECEETTLHDVNIEEEMRRKQTQHQEAYDEDEEMHGGAQRVQCAQQ, translated from the exons ATGTTTGGTAGGGCGCCTAAGAAAAGTGATAACACTAGGTACTATGACATTCTTGGGGTGCCTAAGACGGCGAGCCCTGATGATTTGAAGAAGGCCTACAAGAAGGCAGCTATCAAGAATCATCCTGACAAGGGCGGTGACCCTGAGAAA TTCAAGGAGCTTGCTCATGCTTATGAGGTTCTTAGTGACCCCGAAAAACGTGAGATCTATGACCAGTATGGGGAAGATGCACTCAAGGAAGGAATGGGAGGCGGTGGTGGAATGCATGACCCATTCGACATCTTCTCATCCTTCTTCGGTGGGAGCCCATTTGGAG GCGGTGGCAGTAGCAGGGGACGAAGGCAAAGAAGGGGAGAAGATGTGGTACACCCACTGAAGGTGTCTCTTGAGGATTTGTATCTTGGAACCACCAAGAAGCTCTCTTTGTCACGCAATGTGATTTGCTCGAAGTGTAGTGG TAAAGGTTCAAAATCCGGAGCGTCAATGAAGTGCTCAGGGTGCCAAGGAAGTGGTATGAAAGTCACAATTAGGCAGCTCGGCCCTGGCATGATTCAGCAAATGCAGCACCCTTGCAATGAATGCAAAGGAACAGGAGAGACTATCAATGACAGAGATAGATGCCCTCAGTGCAAAGGTGAGAAGGTTGTTCAGGAAAAGAAAGTCCTGGAAGTCCATGTTGAGAAGGGCATGCAGAACGGACAGAAAATTACATTCCCTGGGGAAGCTGATGAAGCG CCGGATACGGTCACTGGGGACATAGTCTTCGTGCTTCAGCAAAAGGAGCATCCTAAATTTAAGAGAAAGGGTGAGGATCTGTTTGTGGAACACACACTTTCACTTACTGAGGCCTTGTGTGGCTTCCAGTTTATACTCTCCCACTTAGATGGCAGGCAGCTCCTTATCAAATCACAACCTGGAGAAGTTGTCAAGCCTG ATTCTTACAAGGCCATCAATGATGAAGGGATGCCAATGTACCAGAGACCTTTCATGAAGGGCAAACTGTATATTCATTTCAATGTTGACTTCCCAGATTCTTTAACTGCAGATCAAGTTGATGCACTGGCGAAAATTCTTCCCCCGAAGGCCCAATCACAACTAACAGACATGGAGCT GAGATGAGGAGGAAGCAGACTCAGCATCAGGAGGCTTATGACGAGGATGAAGAAATGCATGGAGGAGCCCAGAGGGTGCAATGTGCTCAACAGTGA